From a single Helicovermis profundi genomic region:
- a CDS encoding 5'-nucleotidase C-terminal domain-containing protein, which yields MKRTKQLNLIIATMMVFTLFFAIPAISLADSAPAHTIDIVEFNDFHGNVAEDVNSWGKNIGMAKMVGEINDLKAKNPNTVVISGGDNYQGTAISNLTYGKPVNEMMKAVGTTASAVGNHEFDWGQDYLSKWSKEGNFDYLASNIYVTSTGKPVEWAKPYKIIEVDGVKIGLIGLAHPDTLTLTKAENVTGLEFRDPVKAAQEWIDFLKAGKAAEGTPDVIIAVTHLDSAQNYDTKEITGSAVTLANGVTGLDGIISAHSHKTVYGKVNGVAIVQAYKYGRALGHLTITLDANNKLLNVEPTVDAVYKVKNDIIPDPSTEKVLATYEENFAPILKEVVGKTTATFTNNRKDDNVTPLGQWVCEVMANKVGVQVGIQNGGGLRRDMYAGDITMGDMYEIMPFDNALVTMDLPGKDLRAAIEHGISNPDVSNGSFSGLLVTYDPAKEFGQRIVSIKLADGTPLDDNKNYSVVVNDFMFGGGDKYDFSNATNVVNTYVPIRDVLVEAAKKGTLTPKAVTEIKALPTYTVVSNDMLWKIAKKYGVTYKAIGEYNGLKNVNYIIPGQQLVIPVQ from the coding sequence ATGAAAAGAACTAAGCAACTGAATTTAATTATTGCAACTATGATGGTGTTTACACTGTTTTTTGCAATTCCAGCTATTTCTTTAGCTGACTCTGCACCTGCACATACTATTGATATAGTAGAATTCAATGACTTTCATGGTAATGTTGCAGAAGATGTAAATAGTTGGGGAAAAAACATTGGTATGGCAAAAATGGTTGGTGAAATCAACGATTTAAAAGCTAAAAATCCAAATACTGTTGTGATTTCTGGTGGAGATAACTACCAAGGAACTGCAATTTCTAACTTAACTTATGGTAAACCTGTTAATGAAATGATGAAAGCTGTTGGAACTACTGCATCAGCTGTTGGTAATCATGAATTTGATTGGGGTCAAGATTATCTTTCAAAATGGTCTAAAGAAGGTAATTTTGATTATTTAGCTTCAAATATTTATGTTACAAGCACTGGCAAACCAGTAGAATGGGCAAAGCCTTATAAAATTATTGAAGTAGATGGAGTTAAAATTGGTCTTATTGGACTTGCTCATCCTGATACTTTAACACTTACAAAAGCTGAAAATGTTACTGGTCTTGAGTTTAGAGATCCAGTAAAAGCTGCTCAAGAATGGATTGATTTCTTAAAGGCTGGTAAAGCTGCTGAAGGAACTCCTGATGTTATTATTGCTGTAACTCACCTTGACTCAGCACAAAACTATGATACTAAAGAAATTACTGGTTCTGCTGTTACTTTAGCTAATGGTGTAACTGGACTTGACGGAATTATTTCTGCTCATAGTCATAAAACAGTTTATGGTAAAGTTAATGGAGTTGCAATTGTTCAAGCATACAAATATGGTAGAGCTTTAGGACACCTTACAATTACATTAGATGCAAATAATAAACTTTTAAATGTTGAACCAACAGTAGATGCTGTTTATAAAGTTAAAAATGACATTATTCCTGATCCATCTACAGAGAAAGTTTTAGCAACTTATGAAGAGAACTTTGCTCCAATATTAAAAGAAGTTGTTGGAAAAACTACTGCTACTTTTACAAACAATAGAAAAGATGATAATGTAACTCCATTAGGTCAATGGGTTTGTGAAGTTATGGCAAACAAAGTTGGAGTGCAAGTTGGTATTCAAAACGGTGGCGGATTAAGACGTGATATGTATGCAGGCGATATTACAATGGGTGATATGTATGAAATTATGCCTTTTGATAACGCATTAGTTACAATGGATCTTCCAGGTAAGGATTTAAGAGCTGCAATTGAGCATGGTATTTCTAATCCTGATGTTTCTAACGGTTCTTTCTCAGGCCTATTAGTTACTTATGATCCAGCAAAAGAATTTGGACAAAGAATTGTTTCTATTAAATTAGCTGATGGTACACCACTTGATGATAATAAAAATTATTCTGTTGTAGTAAATGACTTTATGTTTGGTGGTGGAGATAAGTATGATTTCTCGAATGCTACAAATGTTGTAAATACTTATGTTCCAATTAGAGACGTTTTGGTTGAAGCAGCTAAGAAAGGAACATTAACTCCAAAAGCTGTTACTGAAATCAAAGCACTTCCAACATACACTGTTGTTTCGAATGATATGCTTTGGAAAATTGCAAAGAAATA
- a CDS encoding IS110 family transposase: protein MSNYYHLPVVGIDVAANFSVVTALKPNGDVFRKNLKISHTLGGFNKLLLFLQKIEEEFNDSPKVFCESTGIYHLTLLHFLVKNQIDIHVINPLITNSNKNSNIRKVKTDKLDSLSIAKICKFDNVKTSTFTSEEFLHLKLLVREYYKVVDLKANLKKTFSNNIYINYPGLQNAFANITGKTPLIFIRKYPTPKHLLNAEPKVVIELLTKSSRRGSSWANNKYNKLIKIANSANIIGITPLLFESKVIRFSESFDFYTNQLRNIVDEIHQYIDNASFGEVFKQNINLLKSFKGLGDITAITLLVEMGDINNFSKPQQLVAFFGVDPSVNQSGNFSGDRNKMSKRGTAIDRRALYTVALASIRTSKNKKPINLVLYEYYHIALDKKKKKVKLVAVMNKLLRYIFSILKNQKPYEVRNPLVHKRMFLESKLHNPVAA from the coding sequence ATGTCTAACTATTACCATTTGCCTGTTGTAGGCATTGATGTTGCTGCTAATTTTTCAGTAGTTACTGCTTTAAAACCTAATGGCGACGTATTCCGTAAGAACCTTAAAATTAGCCATACACTTGGGGGCTTCAATAAACTTCTTCTTTTTCTACAAAAAATTGAAGAAGAGTTTAACGATAGTCCCAAAGTATTTTGCGAATCCACGGGAATATATCATCTTACTCTTCTTCATTTTCTTGTTAAAAATCAGATTGATATACATGTAATAAATCCTCTGATAACTAATTCTAACAAGAATTCGAACATAAGAAAAGTAAAAACTGATAAATTAGATTCTCTTTCCATCGCAAAAATTTGTAAATTTGATAATGTAAAGACTTCAACATTCACTAGTGAGGAGTTTTTACACCTTAAACTCCTAGTTCGTGAGTATTACAAAGTTGTTGATTTAAAGGCAAATTTGAAAAAAACTTTCTCAAATAATATTTATATTAACTATCCAGGACTTCAAAATGCATTTGCTAATATAACAGGTAAGACACCTTTAATATTTATTAGAAAATATCCAACACCTAAACATCTTCTTAACGCTGAGCCCAAAGTTGTTATTGAACTTCTAACAAAGTCATCAAGACGTGGTTCTAGTTGGGCTAATAATAAATATAACAAACTTATAAAAATCGCTAATAGTGCCAATATCATTGGTATTACTCCCTTGCTTTTTGAATCTAAAGTAATACGTTTTAGCGAAAGTTTTGATTTTTATACAAATCAACTTAGAAATATTGTAGATGAAATTCACCAATATATTGACAATGCCTCTTTTGGAGAAGTATTTAAACAAAATATTAATCTTCTTAAAAGTTTCAAAGGTCTTGGTGATATAACTGCAATTACTTTGTTAGTTGAAATGGGTGATATTAATAATTTTTCTAAGCCTCAACAACTTGTAGCTTTTTTCGGTGTAGATCCTAGCGTTAATCAATCTGGCAATTTTAGCGGTGATCGCAATAAAATGTCCAAACGTGGTACTGCTATAGATAGAAGAGCTTTGTACACAGTCGCTCTTGCTTCAATACGTACAAGTAAAAATAAAAAGCCAATAAATCTTGTTTTGTATGAATATTATCACATAGCCCTTGATAAGAAAAAGAAAAAAGTTAAACTTGTAGCTGTTATGAATAAACTACTTCGCTATATTTTTTCAATACTAAAAAATCAAAAACCATATGAAGTTAGAAATCCACTCGTCCACAAAAGGATGTTTTTAGAATCTAAACTTCATAATCCTGTTGCTGCTTAA